A region of bacterium DNA encodes the following proteins:
- a CDS encoding beta-N-acetylglucosaminidase domain-containing protein, translating into MARTPLRGVVEGYYGRPWSGPARRDVIRFCGQKGLRTFVYGPKNDPYHRDRWREPYPDDVLADLCATVGVARAARVRFVWAVSPALDLRYTCADDRRALGRKLRQVARAGVRRFALFFDDVPDGLVDAGDVARFGGREGPAVARAHAALANGVDRWLRRRGLPGLALMVPTDYAGNACSAYDVELGRRLRRGIPIAWTGSGVFAQTITGAEARARAACLGAHPIVLWDNFPVNDTVLANSLHLGPFAGRDPDLADALAGHLLNPMTQPYASLVALGSAARYFAMPATYDAESAWVASLAELDPSGALRVLAEQTRSSALTAGFSDAPAWTAAVDAIETMLDGPDWVPGVAALEDEASRQRTAAAALRAEATSAPLRTEIAPWVDEMAAHAATAMHVVAMLRAMKPALVDLSITPADGSLHLTGRAVPPDPAEVARCAAALPGVPEADLGAYLASLGPITGADRTLCPALGLNVHGKHLYLLPWSLERLELVTGRNQYDRLLALVRDRHQAWLARQGAGSALSAAIDAAPLALDDDGRFDTTVPRTHGVPMRLVVTTAAGDATGLTLP; encoded by the coding sequence ATGGCGAGGACCCCTCTGCGCGGCGTGGTCGAAGGCTACTACGGGCGACCGTGGAGCGGCCCGGCGCGGCGCGACGTCATCCGGTTCTGTGGCCAGAAGGGGCTGCGCACCTTCGTCTACGGTCCCAAGAACGACCCCTACCACCGCGACCGCTGGCGTGAGCCGTATCCCGACGACGTCCTCGCCGATCTGTGCGCGACCGTCGGCGTCGCTCGCGCGGCGCGGGTGCGGTTCGTCTGGGCCGTGAGCCCCGCGCTCGACCTCCGCTACACCTGCGCCGACGACCGCCGTGCGCTGGGCCGCAAGCTGCGCCAGGTCGCGCGCGCCGGCGTGCGGCGCTTCGCGCTCTTCTTCGACGACGTACCCGATGGCCTCGTCGACGCCGGCGACGTCGCGCGCTTCGGCGGCCGGGAAGGACCCGCCGTGGCACGCGCGCATGCCGCGCTCGCGAACGGCGTCGACCGCTGGCTGCGACGGCGGGGGCTCCCCGGCCTCGCGCTCATGGTGCCGACCGACTACGCCGGCAACGCGTGCAGCGCCTACGACGTCGAGCTCGGACGACGTCTGCGCCGCGGCATACCGATCGCGTGGACGGGCTCCGGCGTGTTCGCGCAGACGATCACCGGCGCCGAGGCGCGGGCACGCGCCGCCTGTCTCGGCGCGCACCCGATCGTGCTCTGGGACAACTTCCCCGTGAACGACACCGTCCTCGCGAACAGCCTGCACCTCGGGCCGTTCGCGGGACGCGATCCCGACCTCGCCGACGCACTCGCCGGCCACCTGCTGAATCCGATGACGCAGCCGTACGCGAGCCTCGTCGCGCTCGGCAGCGCCGCACGCTACTTCGCGATGCCGGCGACCTACGACGCGGAGAGCGCATGGGTCGCGTCGCTCGCCGAGCTCGACCCGAGCGGCGCCCTCCGGGTCCTCGCGGAGCAGACGCGCAGCTCGGCGCTGACCGCGGGCTTCTCCGACGCGCCGGCGTGGACGGCGGCCGTCGACGCGATCGAGACCATGCTCGACGGTCCGGACTGGGTGCCGGGCGTCGCCGCGCTCGAGGACGAGGCGAGCCGCCAGCGTACGGCGGCGGCCGCCTTGCGCGCGGAGGCGACCTCCGCGCCGCTGCGCACCGAGATCGCGCCCTGGGTGGACGAGATGGCGGCGCACGCCGCCACCGCGATGCACGTCGTCGCCATGCTGCGTGCGATGAAGCCGGCGCTCGTCGACCTCTCGATCACGCCGGCGGACGGGTCGCTGCATTTGACCGGACGCGCCGTGCCGCCGGACCCGGCGGAAGTCGCGCGATGCGCGGCCGCACTGCCGGGCGTTCCCGAAGCCGACCTCGGCGCCTATCTCGCATCCCTCGGCCCGATCACCGGCGCGGACCGCACCCTCTGCCCGGCCCTCGGGTTGAACGTCCACGGCAAGCACCTCTACCTCCTGCCGTGGAGCCTCGAACGCCTCGAGCTGGTCACCGGTCGCAACCAGTACGACCGTCTGCTCGCGCTCGTCCGGGATCGCCACCAAGCCTGGCTCGCACGCCAGGGCGCCGGCAGCGCGCTCTCCGCCGCCATCGACGCCGCACCGCTGGCGCTCGACGACGACGGTCGCTTCGACACGACCGTGCCGCGCACGCACGGCGTGCCGATGCGGCTCGTGGTCACGACGGCTGCCGGCGACGCGACCGGGCTCACACTGCCGTGA
- a CDS encoding CoA transferase yields the protein MAMPLDGIRVVDWTIWQQGPVASVMLGDLGAEVIKVEERVGGDPGRGVLRAQGLDLSDRPNFYFEANNRNKRSITVDLKKPEGVELVRRLADGADVFVQNFRHGVAARLGLDAETLCARNPRLVYASATGYGPDGAESTAPSFDYLGLARSGIMLAAGEPDMPPLAIAGGIADQMGAVMLAYGVLAALLAREKTGRGQTVDASHLGSMAWLQGLGLSARLMLGRALPRTMRAYATNPLWNHYQCGDGQWLALSMIQADRYWAQLCAVLEVPDAATDERFATMNARMMNCGACVELLDATFATRPRDEWLARLGAGGDFIVSRVNSVDDLPDDPQVRANGYVVAFDHPSFGPTEVLGVPVRLGDTPGGIRLPAPEFGQHTEEILIEHLGMTWEEVAALREAEVV from the coding sequence ATGGCGATGCCGCTCGACGGAATCCGCGTCGTCGACTGGACGATCTGGCAGCAGGGTCCGGTCGCATCCGTGATGCTGGGCGATCTCGGCGCCGAGGTCATCAAGGTCGAGGAACGCGTCGGCGGCGACCCCGGCCGCGGCGTGCTGCGCGCGCAGGGGCTCGATCTCAGCGATCGGCCGAACTTCTACTTCGAGGCCAACAACCGCAACAAGCGGAGCATCACCGTCGACCTGAAGAAGCCGGAAGGCGTCGAGCTCGTGCGCCGCCTCGCGGACGGCGCCGACGTGTTCGTCCAGAACTTCCGGCACGGCGTCGCGGCGCGGCTCGGTCTCGACGCCGAGACCCTGTGCGCGCGCAACCCGCGTCTCGTGTACGCGAGCGCCACCGGCTACGGACCGGACGGCGCGGAGAGCACGGCGCCGTCGTTCGACTACCTCGGGCTCGCGCGCTCGGGGATCATGCTGGCGGCGGGCGAGCCGGACATGCCGCCGCTCGCCATCGCCGGCGGCATCGCCGATCAGATGGGCGCCGTGATGCTCGCCTACGGCGTGCTCGCCGCGCTCCTCGCGCGCGAGAAGACCGGGCGCGGGCAAACCGTCGACGCCTCGCACCTGGGCTCGATGGCGTGGCTGCAGGGGCTCGGCCTCTCGGCGCGCCTCATGCTGGGCCGCGCGCTGCCGCGCACCATGCGCGCCTATGCGACGAACCCGCTCTGGAACCACTACCAGTGCGGCGACGGACAATGGCTCGCGCTGTCGATGATCCAGGCCGATCGCTACTGGGCGCAGCTGTGCGCGGTGCTCGAGGTGCCCGACGCCGCGACCGACGAGCGCTTCGCGACGATGAACGCGCGCATGATGAACTGCGGCGCGTGCGTCGAGCTGCTCGACGCCACCTTCGCCACGCGACCGCGTGACGAGTGGCTCGCGCGCCTCGGCGCCGGCGGCGACTTCATCGTCTCGCGCGTGAACTCGGTCGACGACCTGCCCGACGACCCGCAGGTGCGTGCGAACGGCTACGTCGTCGCCTTCGACCACCCGAGCTTCGGGCCGACGGAGGTGCTCGGCGTCCCCGTACGCCTCGGCGACACCCCCGGCGGCATTCGTCTGCCGGCACCCGAGTTCGGGCAGCACACCGAGGAGATCCTGATCGAGCACCTCGGCATGACGTGGGAGGAGGTGGCGGCGCTGCGCGAGGCGGAGGTCGTCTGA
- a CDS encoding acyl--CoA ligase, translating to MAAPADTLPGLLAAAVARDPARSALLSARGCVDYAGLEAQVDALAAGLAARGVTAGTRVGLLLPNWPEWLALAFAVWRQGAVLVPLSTLYTARELAHALHVAEVSTLIAVRGFLRHDYAARLDAIAPGLGGGSAPRTDALPALQTVVLLETPAADVAVDLAPLRARAGDPPPCAARPEMAATICFTSGSTAEPKGVVHTQRALCRAAVANARVLGIGPEDRTWGYLPFFFAGGLVAVGLGTLAGGGAVVLQDVFEPAATLRLLEEERVTVFFAWPHQAEALLAEPGFARERLHLRKGVGANARWAAALYPPDHHAVGSWGMTEMPPLATAWPWDAPLARRAGSHGPPVGERELRIVDPHTGAVLPSEQDGEICLRGPELMTGYLGMPREACFDADGFFHTGDLGHLDADGALHFVGRLRDVIKTAGTNVAAAEVEAVLAAHASIAAAYAVGVPEPRRGEDVGAFVVARGVFDSAAVLAHCRAHLASYKVPRHLWLRREEELPQKGSGKVDKAALRAEAARLTGASGGS from the coding sequence ATGGCGGCGCCTGCCGACACCCTGCCGGGGCTGCTCGCCGCCGCGGTCGCGCGCGATCCAGCGCGGTCGGCGTTGCTGTCGGCACGCGGGTGCGTCGACTACGCCGGGCTCGAGGCGCAGGTAGACGCGTTGGCCGCCGGGCTCGCGGCGCGGGGGGTGACGGCGGGGACGCGCGTCGGGCTCCTCCTACCGAACTGGCCGGAGTGGCTCGCGCTGGCGTTCGCCGTGTGGCGACAGGGCGCGGTCCTGGTGCCGCTCTCGACGCTCTATACGGCGCGCGAGCTCGCACACGCGCTGCACGTCGCCGAGGTGTCGACGCTGATCGCCGTGCGCGGGTTCCTCCGTCACGACTATGCCGCCCGCCTGGATGCGATCGCGCCCGGTCTCGGGGGCGGCTCGGCACCGCGGACCGACGCGCTGCCCGCGCTGCAGACGGTCGTGCTGCTGGAGACGCCGGCGGCCGACGTCGCGGTCGACCTCGCGCCGCTGCGCGCTCGGGCAGGAGACCCGCCGCCGTGTGCCGCCCGCCCCGAGATGGCGGCGACCATCTGCTTCACGTCCGGCTCGACGGCCGAGCCGAAAGGGGTCGTGCACACGCAGCGCGCGCTCTGTCGCGCCGCCGTGGCGAACGCGCGCGTGCTGGGCATCGGGCCCGAGGATCGCACCTGGGGGTACCTGCCGTTCTTCTTCGCGGGCGGCCTCGTCGCGGTCGGGCTCGGCACGCTCGCAGGCGGCGGCGCGGTGGTTCTCCAGGACGTGTTCGAGCCCGCGGCCACGCTGCGGCTACTGGAGGAGGAGCGCGTCACCGTGTTCTTCGCGTGGCCGCATCAGGCCGAGGCGCTGCTCGCCGAGCCCGGCTTCGCACGTGAACGGTTGCACCTGCGCAAGGGCGTCGGCGCGAACGCGCGCTGGGCCGCGGCGCTCTATCCCCCCGACCACCACGCGGTCGGCTCGTGGGGCATGACCGAGATGCCGCCGCTCGCCACGGCGTGGCCGTGGGACGCCCCGCTCGCGCGCCGGGCCGGAAGCCACGGTCCGCCCGTCGGCGAACGCGAGCTGCGCATCGTCGATCCGCACACCGGCGCGGTGCTGCCGTCCGAGCAGGACGGCGAGATCTGCCTGCGCGGACCGGAGCTCATGACGGGCTATCTCGGCATGCCGCGCGAGGCCTGCTTCGACGCCGACGGCTTCTTCCACACGGGCGACCTCGGGCACCTCGACGCCGACGGGGCGCTCCACTTCGTCGGGCGACTGCGCGACGTCATCAAGACCGCGGGCACGAACGTGGCGGCGGCGGAAGTCGAAGCGGTGCTTGCGGCGCATGCCTCGATCGCGGCGGCGTACGCCGTCGGCGTGCCGGAGCCGCGCCGTGGCGAGGACGTCGGCGCCTTCGTCGTCGCGCGCGGCGTGTTCGATTCCGCTGCGGTGCTCGCGCACTGCCGCGCGCACCTGGCCAGCTACAAGGTGCCGCGCCACCTCTGGCTGCGGCGCGAGGAGGAGCTGCCGCAGAAGGGCAGCGGCAAGGTCGACAAGGCGGCGTTGCGCGCGGAGGCCGCGCGCCTCACAGGCGCCAGCGGCGGGTCCTGA
- the purE gene encoding 5-(carboxyamino)imidazole ribonucleotide mutase produces MSAPLVGIVMGSRSDWGTMRHAAETLDRLGVAHEVRVVSAHRTPDLLFEYAAAAEGRGLEVLIAGAGGAAHLPGMTAAKTVLPVLGVPVESKVLRGVDSLLSIVQMPAGIPVATLAIGSAGATNAALLAAAILGARHPAIREALRRFRHEQTDAVLAAPDPRTTK; encoded by the coding sequence ATGAGCGCGCCGCTGGTCGGCATCGTCATGGGCTCGCGCTCGGATTGGGGGACCATGCGGCATGCGGCCGAGACGCTCGACCGGCTCGGCGTCGCGCACGAGGTCCGCGTCGTCTCGGCCCATCGCACCCCGGACCTCCTGTTCGAGTACGCCGCGGCGGCCGAGGGCCGTGGTCTCGAGGTCCTGATCGCGGGAGCGGGCGGGGCAGCCCACCTCCCGGGGATGACTGCCGCCAAGACGGTCCTGCCGGTGCTCGGCGTTCCGGTCGAGTCGAAGGTGCTGCGCGGGGTCGATTCGCTGCTCTCCATCGTGCAGATGCCGGCCGGCATCCCGGTGGCGACACTGGCCATCGGCTCGGCCGGGGCGACGAACGCGGCCCTGCTCGCGGCCGCGATCCTGGGCGCTCGGCACCCGGCGATCCGCGAGGCTCTGCGCCGCTTCCGCCACGAGCAGACGGACGCGGTGCTGGCGGCGCCCGACCCGCGCACGACGAAATGA
- a CDS encoding class I SAM-dependent methyltransferase encodes MHEKFTRLTPELYGYLVAHNPAPDPVLADLAAETAALGPVSMMQIAVEQGAFLTLLARLLGARFVVEVGTFTGYSAISLARGLAPGGRLLCCDVSEEWTAVARRSWERAGLEDRIELRLGPALETLRALPVSPAIDLAFVDADKPSYRAYYEELLARLRPNGLIVFDNVLWSGSVADAANTDESTVALRALNDALAEDRRVDAVMLPIADGLFLVRKR; translated from the coding sequence ATGCACGAAAAGTTCACCCGCCTGACGCCCGAGCTGTACGGCTACCTGGTTGCGCACAATCCGGCCCCTGATCCGGTTCTCGCCGATCTGGCGGCGGAAACCGCTGCCCTCGGCCCGGTCAGCATGATGCAGATCGCCGTGGAGCAAGGCGCCTTCCTCACTCTGCTCGCGCGTCTCCTGGGGGCGCGCTTCGTGGTCGAGGTGGGAACCTTTACAGGGTACAGCGCGATCTCCCTGGCCCGGGGCCTGGCCCCCGGCGGCCGCCTCCTCTGCTGCGACGTCAGCGAGGAGTGGACCGCGGTCGCCCGACGCTCCTGGGAGCGGGCCGGGCTCGAAGACCGCATCGAGCTGCGACTCGGGCCGGCGCTCGAGACGCTGCGTGCCCTTCCCGTCTCGCCGGCGATCGATCTCGCCTTCGTCGACGCCGACAAGCCGAGCTACCGCGCCTACTACGAGGAGCTGCTCGCGCGCCTGCGACCGAACGGCCTCATCGTCTTCGACAACGTCCTCTGGTCGGGCAGCGTCGCCGACGCCGCGAACACCGACGAGAGCACGGTGGCGCTGCGCGCGCTCAACGACGCGCTCGCCGAGGATCGGCGCGTCGATGCGGTGATGCTGCCGATCGCCGACGGGCTCTTCCTCGTCCGCAAGCGCTGA
- a CDS encoding SDR family oxidoreductase, with amino-acid sequence MTRVLIAGCGDVGTALGLRLAGEGHRVLGLRRDPAHLPAAIVPLAADLADPATLAVLPGDVDALVYAAAADRRDDDAYRRTYVDGLGHVLTRLRDAGAPLRRLVYVSSTAVHAQDDGGWVDEDSPADPVHFAGRRLREGERLALASGVPAAVLRLAGIYGPGRTRLVDEVRAGTAVVAADPPVWTNRIHRDDCAGAIAHLLALPSPAPIWLGVDHEPAERGVVLDWLADRLGVARPRRVPSAPRERGGNKRCDGSRLRASGYVFRYPTFREGYAGILAGAR; translated from the coding sequence CTGACCCGCGTCCTCATCGCCGGCTGCGGCGACGTCGGCACGGCGCTCGGGCTGCGGCTCGCCGGCGAGGGCCATCGCGTGCTCGGGCTGCGACGCGATCCGGCGCACCTCCCCGCGGCGATCGTCCCGCTCGCCGCGGACCTCGCCGACCCGGCGACGCTCGCAGTCCTCCCCGGCGACGTCGACGCACTCGTGTACGCCGCCGCCGCGGATCGCCGCGACGACGACGCCTACCGCCGCACCTACGTGGACGGGCTGGGTCACGTGCTCACGCGCCTGCGCGATGCCGGTGCACCGCTGCGCCGCCTCGTCTACGTCTCCAGCACCGCGGTCCACGCGCAGGACGACGGCGGCTGGGTCGACGAGGACTCGCCGGCGGATCCCGTGCACTTCGCCGGCCGGCGGCTGCGCGAGGGCGAACGGCTCGCGCTCGCGTCCGGCGTCCCGGCCGCCGTGCTGCGGCTCGCCGGCATCTACGGCCCCGGGCGCACCCGCCTCGTCGACGAGGTACGGGCCGGCACGGCGGTCGTCGCCGCCGATCCGCCGGTGTGGACGAACCGCATCCATCGCGACGACTGCGCGGGCGCCATCGCCCACCTGCTGGCACTGCCGTCGCCCGCGCCGATCTGGCTCGGCGTCGATCACGAGCCCGCGGAGCGCGGCGTGGTGCTCGACTGGCTCGCCGACCGCCTCGGCGTCGCCCGCCCGCGGCGCGTCCCGTCCGCGCCGCGCGAGCGCGGCGGCAACAAACGCTGCGACGGAAGCCGCCTGCGCGCCTCGGGCTACGTCTTTCGCTACCCGACCTTCCGCGAGGGCTACGCCGGCATCCTCGCCGGCGCACGCTGA
- a CDS encoding 5-(carboxyamino)imidazole ribonucleotide synthase produces the protein MRIGVLGGGQLGRMLALAGMPLGHTFTFLEPAPESTRDLGRVIAASAEDAAALDALADAVDVVTYEFENVPVAAARALAARVPVHPPPEALAQAQDRVVEKRFLRALGVPTPDFAVVDDRVGLAAAAERLGLPLILKTRRFGYDGKGQVVVRTADDLDGAWAAIAGRPAIAEAFVAFTRELSVLAVRGHDGGVACWPLVENRHVAGVLRLSLAPAPDLTPALQALAEGHARRVLDALGYVGVLALELFQVGDALLANEMAPRVHNSGHWTIEGAATSQFENHVRAVTGAPLGATTMHGVAAMVNLIGAWPDPAALLAVPRAHLHLYGKAPRPGRKVGHVTLRAGTAAALAEPLARVRALADAAAC, from the coding sequence ATGAGGATCGGCGTCCTCGGCGGGGGCCAGCTGGGCCGCATGCTGGCGCTCGCGGGCATGCCGCTGGGCCACACCTTCACGTTCCTCGAGCCGGCTCCCGAGTCGACGCGCGATCTCGGCCGCGTGATCGCGGCGTCGGCCGAGGACGCGGCGGCCCTGGACGCGTTGGCCGACGCGGTCGACGTCGTCACGTACGAGTTCGAGAACGTTCCCGTCGCGGCCGCGCGCGCCCTGGCCGCGCGTGTGCCGGTGCACCCGCCCCCCGAGGCGCTGGCGCAGGCACAGGATCGGGTCGTCGAGAAGCGCTTCTTGCGCGCGCTCGGCGTGCCGACGCCGGATTTCGCCGTCGTGGACGATCGCGTCGGCCTCGCGGCCGCAGCCGAACGGCTGGGGCTGCCGCTGATCCTGAAGACGCGACGCTTCGGCTACGACGGCAAGGGGCAGGTCGTGGTGCGTACCGCCGACGACCTCGACGGCGCCTGGGCGGCGATCGCCGGGCGCCCGGCGATCGCCGAGGCGTTCGTAGCGTTCACGCGCGAGCTGTCGGTGCTGGCCGTGCGCGGGCACGACGGCGGCGTCGCCTGCTGGCCGCTGGTCGAGAACCGTCACGTGGCCGGCGTGCTGCGCCTGTCGCTCGCTCCGGCACCCGACCTGACGCCGGCGCTCCAGGCGTTGGCGGAGGGGCACGCGCGGCGGGTGCTCGATGCGCTCGGCTACGTCGGCGTCCTCGCGCTCGAGCTGTTCCAGGTGGGCGACGCGCTCCTCGCGAACGAGATGGCGCCTCGTGTGCACAACTCCGGGCACTGGACGATCGAAGGCGCTGCGACGAGCCAGTTCGAGAACCACGTGCGCGCGGTGACCGGGGCGCCGCTCGGCGCGACCACGATGCACGGCGTGGCGGCGATGGTGAACCTGATCGGCGCCTGGCCGGATCCGGCCGCGCTGCTCGCCGTGCCGCGCGCGCACCTCCACCTCTATGGGAAGGCGCCGCGGCCCGGTCGCAAGGTCGGGCACGTGACGCTGCGGGCCGGCACCGCGGCGGCGCTCGCCGAGCCGCTCGCCCGCGTGCGTGCGCTCGCCGACGCCGCAGCGTGCTGA
- a CDS encoding TIGR01777 family oxidoreductase, which yields MRVMVTGGTGFVGVALRQALAQAGHDVVLVTRRPASGDAAVSWEALPQAVAGMDAVVHLAGAPIAAGRWTPAQKAAIRDSRVDTTRAIVRALAASPVRPQVLVSASAIGFYGPHGDEPLDEDVPAGAGFLADVCRAWEDATRDAESLGVRVVRVRLGVVLAAGGGALGAMLPPFRFGLGGPLGGGRQWTSWIHRDDVVALVLAALGDATWCGAVNATAPHPVTNATFARALGRVLRRPAVLPVPAFVLRLLVGEMATMLLTGQRVLPAVATAHGFVFRFPDLDAALADCLV from the coding sequence ATGCGGGTGATGGTGACCGGGGGGACGGGGTTCGTGGGGGTCGCGCTGCGGCAGGCGTTGGCGCAGGCCGGACACGACGTCGTGCTCGTGACCCGGCGTCCGGCGTCGGGCGACGCCGCCGTGTCGTGGGAGGCGCTGCCGCAGGCCGTCGCCGGCATGGATGCCGTCGTCCACCTCGCCGGCGCGCCGATCGCCGCCGGCCGCTGGACACCCGCGCAGAAGGCCGCGATCCGCGACAGCCGCGTCGACACCACGCGTGCGATCGTGCGGGCGCTCGCCGCCAGCCCGGTCCGCCCGCAGGTCCTCGTGAGCGCCTCGGCGATCGGCTTCTACGGCCCGCACGGCGACGAGCCGCTCGACGAGGACGTCCCGGCGGGCGCCGGCTTCCTCGCCGACGTCTGTCGCGCCTGGGAGGATGCGACCCGCGACGCCGAGTCCCTCGGCGTGCGCGTGGTGCGCGTGCGCCTCGGCGTCGTGCTCGCGGCCGGGGGCGGCGCCCTCGGCGCGATGCTGCCGCCGTTTCGTTTCGGGCTCGGCGGACCGCTCGGCGGCGGGCGTCAGTGGACGTCGTGGATCCACCGCGACGACGTCGTGGCGCTCGTGCTCGCCGCGCTCGGCGACGCGACCTGGTGCGGCGCCGTCAACGCGACGGCGCCGCACCCGGTGACGAACGCGACGTTCGCCCGCGCGTTGGGCCGCGTGCTCCGTCGCCCCGCCGTGCTGCCGGTGCCGGCGTTCGTTCTACGGCTCCTCGTCGGCGAGATGGCGACGATGCTGCTCACGGGCCAGCGCGTGCTGCCCGCCGTCGCGACCGCACACGGGTTCGTGTTTCGCTTCCCCGACCTGGACGCCGCGCTCGCCGACTGCCTCGTCTGA
- a CDS encoding AMP-binding protein: MDLREVYSQLRESTDTFGPQIRAQAAAIPDRIALRFENGTTTFGEYDREVNRLAAALRTAGATPGTPVALLARNSPLFLFALGAVAKLGAVAALVNTHVTGDGLAHVLRAAGATLGVCDADAVPALADVAGSHPVRFFADAPSSAVLPAGVVPLDDVRPTHAPEPDIPDVRGGDVFLYIYTSGTTGYPKPAIVRHLKFSMGGLHLAALLGIEPGDTVYAPLPLYHGESLFVGFAPAFRAGAAFASRCQFSASAFLDDVRRHGAVAFVYVGELCRYLLRQPPTPHDKDHALRVAAGAGLRPDVWTAFQERFGVPRIVEMYGATEGNVALQNLDNRVGSVGRPHALLEDQVALARIDPATGDLLRTPEGRGVACDADEAGELLGRVGVAGAMEYDGYTDRAATEHKLVRDLFAPGDAWFRSGDLLRRDADGYYYFVDRLGDTFRWKGENVATQEVADVLNGAPGVAESCVYGVAVPGEDGRAGMAALVLAEPGQLDAAALYAHVERHLPRYALPAFLRLVAMVEVTGTQKQRKQQLAAEAFDPSRVSDALLVRDDDARTYRPLGPDELEAIRTRRWRL; the protein is encoded by the coding sequence GTGGACCTGCGCGAGGTATATTCTCAGCTCCGGGAATCGACGGACACCTTCGGCCCCCAGATTCGTGCCCAGGCCGCCGCGATTCCGGATCGCATCGCACTCCGGTTCGAGAACGGCACGACGACGTTCGGCGAGTACGACCGCGAGGTGAACCGCCTGGCCGCCGCGCTGCGCACCGCCGGTGCGACGCCCGGCACCCCGGTTGCGCTCCTCGCGCGCAACAGCCCGCTGTTCCTCTTCGCCCTCGGCGCGGTCGCGAAGCTCGGCGCCGTCGCCGCCCTCGTCAACACGCACGTGACCGGCGACGGTCTCGCGCATGTGCTCCGGGCGGCCGGCGCGACCCTCGGCGTCTGCGACGCCGACGCCGTGCCGGCGCTCGCCGACGTGGCGGGCTCCCACCCGGTTCGCTTCTTCGCCGACGCTCCCTCGAGCGCCGTCCTCCCCGCCGGCGTCGTCCCCCTCGACGACGTGCGACCGACGCACGCTCCCGAGCCCGACATCCCGGACGTCCGCGGTGGAGACGTTTTTCTGTACATCTATACGTCAGGGACCACCGGCTACCCGAAGCCGGCCATCGTCCGACACTTGAAGTTCTCGATGGGCGGCCTGCATCTGGCCGCGCTGCTGGGCATCGAACCCGGCGACACCGTCTACGCCCCGCTCCCGCTGTATCACGGCGAGAGCCTCTTCGTGGGCTTCGCGCCGGCGTTCCGCGCCGGCGCCGCGTTCGCATCGCGCTGCCAGTTCAGCGCCTCGGCGTTCCTCGACGACGTCCGGCGGCACGGCGCCGTCGCGTTCGTGTACGTGGGCGAACTCTGTCGCTATCTCCTACGCCAACCGCCGACGCCGCACGACAAGGACCACGCGCTGCGCGTCGCCGCCGGCGCCGGGCTGCGGCCCGACGTGTGGACGGCCTTCCAGGAGCGCTTCGGCGTCCCCCGCATCGTCGAGATGTACGGGGCGACCGAGGGCAACGTCGCACTGCAGAACCTCGACAACCGCGTCGGCTCCGTTGGCCGCCCGCACGCGCTCCTCGAGGATCAAGTGGCGCTCGCACGCATCGATCCAGCCACCGGCGATCTGCTCCGCACGCCCGAAGGGCGCGGCGTCGCCTGCGATGCCGACGAGGCCGGTGAGCTGCTCGGCCGCGTGGGCGTCGCCGGCGCGATGGAGTACGATGGCTACACCGATCGTGCCGCTACGGAGCACAAGCTGGTGCGCGATCTGTTCGCCCCAGGCGATGCCTGGTTCCGCAGCGGTGACCTCCTGCGCCGCGACGCCGACGGCTACTACTACTTCGTCGATCGGCTGGGCGACACGTTCCGCTGGAAGGGCGAGAACGTCGCGACCCAGGAGGTCGCCGACGTCCTCAACGGCGCACCGGGCGTGGCCGAGTCGTGCGTCTACGGCGTCGCCGTTCCGGGCGAGGACGGCCGCGCGGGCATGGCGGCCCTCGTCCTCGCGGAGCCCGGCCAGCTCGACGCGGCCGCGCTCTACGCGCACGTCGAGCGCCACCTGCCGCGCTACGCCCTCCCCGCGTTCCTGCGCCTCGTCGCGATGGTCGAGGTCACGGGCACGCAGAAGCAGCGCAAGCAGCAGCTCGCGGCCGAGGCCTTCGATCCGTCGCGCGTCTCCGACGCGCTGCTGGTGCGCGACGACGACGCCCGCACCTACCGTCCGCTCGGTCCCGACGAGCTCGAGGCGATCAGGACCCGCCGCTGGCGCCTGTGA